A stretch of the Apteryx mantelli isolate bAptMan1 chromosome 3, bAptMan1.hap1, whole genome shotgun sequence genome encodes the following:
- the PPIL4 gene encoding peptidyl-prolyl cis-trans isomerase-like 4 produces MAVLLETTLGDLVIDLYAEERPRACLNFLKLCKIKYYNYCLIYNVQRDFIIQTGDPMGTGRGGESVFCKLYGDQARYFEAEKVPRIKHKKKGTVSMVNNGNDQHGSQFLITTGENLDYLDGVHTVFGEVTEGMDVLKTINETFVDKDFFPYQDIRINHTVILDDPFEDPPGLPIPDRSPEPTKEQLDSGRIGADEEIDDLKGRSADEIEEVQAEKEAKTRAILLEMVGDLPDAEVKPPENVLFVCKLNPVTTDEDLEIIFSRFGPIKSCEVIRDWKTGESLCYAFIEFEKEEDCEKAYFKMDNVLIDDRRIHVDFSQSVAKIKWKGKGGQYTKDDFKEYEKERGKPSKLALKEKVKPKQDAKYDLVLDEEVEESETSHSHLAKKQKKKKHHHSEDEEDDKRTKKSKDLDRKHEGERCREKKKSEKKDRHRSRSRSQERHYTSSKHTDKYKEDFRVRDWDKKADRSRSPKKSKDKERSKYS; encoded by the exons atggcGGTGCTGCTGGAGACCACGCTGGGCGACCTGGTCATCGACCTGTACGCGGAGGAGCGGCCCCGCG CTTGTCTGAATTTTCTGAAGCTCTGCAAAATCAAGTATTACAACTATTGTCTTATTTATAATGTACAG AGGGATTTTATTATACAAACTGGTGACCCCATGGGAACTGGCCGTGGAGGGGAATCCGTATTTTG taaaCTATACGGTGATCAAGCCAGATATTTTGAGGCAGAAAAAGTGCCAAGAATTAAGCACAAGAAAAAGGGAACCGTGTCAATGGTGAACAATGGCAATGATCAGCATGGATCACAG TTTCTTATTACTACAGGGGAAAACCTGGATTATCTTGATGGTGTGCATACAGTATTTGGAGAAGTGACAGAAGGCATGGATGTATTGAAGACAATTAATGAAACCTTTGTGGATAAGGATTTTTTCCCATATCAAGATATCAG GATAAATCATACAGTAATTTTAGATGATCCATTTGAAGATCCACCTGGCTTGCCTATTCCTGATCGCTCACCAGAACCTACTAAGGAACAGCTAGAT AGTGGCAGAATAGGGGCAGATGAAGAAATTGATGACTTGAAAGGGCGGTCTGCAGATGAAATAGAAGAAgttcaagcagaaaaagaagcaaaaactcGTGCTATTCTTCTGGAAATG GTGGGAGACTTACCAGATGCAGAGGTTAAGCCACCAGAAAACGTGCTGTTTGTTTGTAAACTGAATCCTGTGACCACAGATGAAGACCTAGAGATAATATTTTCGCGATTTGGTCCCATTAAAAG CTGTGAAGTGATTCGAGACTGGAAGACTGGTGAATCTCTTTGTTATGCTTTCATTGAGTTTGAAAAG GAGGAAGATTGTGAGAAAGCCTACTTCAAAATGGATAACGTGCTAATAGATGACAGGCGGATACATGTGGACTTCAGCCAGTCTGTTGCAAAGATTaagtggaaaggaaaag GTGGGCAGTATACCAAGGATGATTTCAAAGAGTATGAAAAGGAACGTGGCAAACCTTCAAAACTTGCTCTGAAAGAGAAAGTAAAACCAAAGCAAGA TGCCAAGTATGACCTTGTGCTGGATGAGGAAGTAGAAGAATCTGAAACAAGTCATTCTCACTTggctaaaaaacaaaagaagaaaaagcaccaCCACTCTGAAGATGAAGAGGATGACAAGAGGACCAAAAAATCTAAG GATTTGGATCGAAAACATGAAGGAGAACGCtgtagagagaagaaaaagagtgagaagaaAGACAGGCATCGTAGTCGCAGCCGATCTCAAGAGAGGCATTACACTTCCAGCAAACATACAGACAAATACAAAGAAGACTTCCGAGTAAGAGACTGGGATAAAAAGGCAGACAGAAGCAGAAGTCCTAAGAAATCAAAAGACAAAGAGAGGTCCAAATACagctga